The following are encoded in a window of Vigna unguiculata cultivar IT97K-499-35 chromosome 8, ASM411807v1, whole genome shotgun sequence genomic DNA:
- the LOC114193723 gene encoding probable zinc metalloprotease EGY2, chloroplastic isoform X4, with protein sequence MLLGFSSTGRFHHVGQLREVSNKVHNAELKLFLEVELGLEKEAYKNGETLPSEDSSVQSTFAPVDGEQLNEFSDANKDQNDVQSLDSDEVASGSPLPSVKPQKLDEAIKIPMETIEILRNQVFGFDTFFVISQDPYEGGVLFKGNLRGQATKSYDKISKRLKDNFGDEYKLFLLVNPEDDKPVAVVVPRTTLQPETTAVLEWFAVGAFGLVTVFTLLRLICLRQECSVTQNCFMCFIYYTDTVVYTPSLE encoded by the exons ATGCTCCTCG GATTTTCATCCACCGGTAGGTTTCATCAT GTTGGACAATTGAGAGAGGTATCAAACAAGGTTCACAATGCAGagttaaaattgtttttggaagTAGAGCTTGGGCTg GAGAAAGAAGCATATAAAAATGGAGAAACACTACCTTCGGAAGATTCCTCTGTGCAAAGTACCTTTGCTCCTGTAGATGGAGAACAACTAAATGAATTTAGTGATGCAAATAAGGATCAAAATGATGTGCAG AGTTTGGATAGCGATGAAGTTGCTAGTGGATCACCTCTGCCAAGTGTGAAG CCTCAAAAATTGGATGAAGCAATAAAAATTCCTATGGAAACAATCGAAATTTTAAGGAACCAAGTTTTTGGCTTCGATACCTTTTTTGTAATAAGCCAAGATCCTTATGAG GGTGGAGTGTTGTTCAAAGGGAACTTGCGAGGGCAAGCTActaaaagttatgataaaatTTCTAAGAGATTGAAA GATAATTTTGGAGACGAGTACAagctttttcttttagtaaatcCAGAGGATGACAAGCCCGTGGCTGTTGTAGTTCCAAGAACAACCTTACAACCAGAGACAACTG CCGTACTTGAGTGGTTTGCTGTTGGAGCTTTTGGACTGGTTACGGTTTTTACCTTACTTAGGCTGATATGTCTTAGGCAAGAGTGTTCTGTCACACAAAACTGTTTCATGTGTTTTATTTACTATACTGATACAGTCGTGTATACTCCTTCGCTTGAGTAA
- the LOC114193723 gene encoding probable zinc metalloprotease EGY2, chloroplastic isoform X2, whose product MLLGCVFYLGFSSTGRFHHVGQLREVSNKVHNAELKLFLEVELGLEKEAYKNGETLPSEDSSVQSTFAPVDGEQLNEFSDANKDQNDVQSLDSDEVASGSPLPSVKPQKLDEAIKIPMETIEILRNQVFGFDTFFVISQDPYEGGVLFKGNLRGQATKSYDKISKRLKDNFGDEYKLFLLVNPEDDKPVAVVVPRTTLQPETTGDPVCNAFSLRSWNQRINLGDTFTRLGSSISTCCWDSFKCRFTNKIFWKY is encoded by the exons ATGCTCCTCG GGTGCGTTTTTTATTTAGGATTTTCATCCACCGGTAGGTTTCATCAT GTTGGACAATTGAGAGAGGTATCAAACAAGGTTCACAATGCAGagttaaaattgtttttggaagTAGAGCTTGGGCTg GAGAAAGAAGCATATAAAAATGGAGAAACACTACCTTCGGAAGATTCCTCTGTGCAAAGTACCTTTGCTCCTGTAGATGGAGAACAACTAAATGAATTTAGTGATGCAAATAAGGATCAAAATGATGTGCAG AGTTTGGATAGCGATGAAGTTGCTAGTGGATCACCTCTGCCAAGTGTGAAG CCTCAAAAATTGGATGAAGCAATAAAAATTCCTATGGAAACAATCGAAATTTTAAGGAACCAAGTTTTTGGCTTCGATACCTTTTTTGTAATAAGCCAAGATCCTTATGAG GGTGGAGTGTTGTTCAAAGGGAACTTGCGAGGGCAAGCTActaaaagttatgataaaatTTCTAAGAGATTGAAA GATAATTTTGGAGACGAGTACAagctttttcttttagtaaatcCAGAGGATGACAAGCCCGTGGCTGTTGTAGTTCCAAGAACAACCTTACAACCAGAGACAACTG GTGACCCCGTTTGCAATGCTTTCTCGCTCCGTAGCTGGAATCAGAGGATCAACCTTG GGGACACATTCACACGGCTAGGGAGTTCCATCTCCACTTGct GCTGGGACTCCTTCAAGTGTAGATTCACCAACAAAATTTTCTGGAAATACTGA
- the LOC114193723 gene encoding probable zinc metalloprotease EGY2, chloroplastic isoform X3 translates to MLLGRCSISLAFHLHIVGQLREVSNKVHNAELKLFLEVELGLEKEAYKNGETLPSEDSSVQSTFAPVDGEQLNEFSDANKDQNDVQSLDSDEVASGSPLPSVKPQKLDEAIKIPMETIEILRNQVFGFDTFFVISQDPYEGGVLFKGNLRGQATKSYDKISKRLKDNFGDEYKLFLLVNPEDDKPVAVVVPRTTLQPETTAVLEWFAVGAFGLVTVFTLLRLICLRQECSVTQNCFMCFIYYTDTVVYTPSLE, encoded by the exons ATGCTCCTCGGTAGATGTTCAATCAGTCTCGCATTTCATTTGCATATC GTTGGACAATTGAGAGAGGTATCAAACAAGGTTCACAATGCAGagttaaaattgtttttggaagTAGAGCTTGGGCTg GAGAAAGAAGCATATAAAAATGGAGAAACACTACCTTCGGAAGATTCCTCTGTGCAAAGTACCTTTGCTCCTGTAGATGGAGAACAACTAAATGAATTTAGTGATGCAAATAAGGATCAAAATGATGTGCAG AGTTTGGATAGCGATGAAGTTGCTAGTGGATCACCTCTGCCAAGTGTGAAG CCTCAAAAATTGGATGAAGCAATAAAAATTCCTATGGAAACAATCGAAATTTTAAGGAACCAAGTTTTTGGCTTCGATACCTTTTTTGTAATAAGCCAAGATCCTTATGAG GGTGGAGTGTTGTTCAAAGGGAACTTGCGAGGGCAAGCTActaaaagttatgataaaatTTCTAAGAGATTGAAA GATAATTTTGGAGACGAGTACAagctttttcttttagtaaatcCAGAGGATGACAAGCCCGTGGCTGTTGTAGTTCCAAGAACAACCTTACAACCAGAGACAACTG CCGTACTTGAGTGGTTTGCTGTTGGAGCTTTTGGACTGGTTACGGTTTTTACCTTACTTAGGCTGATATGTCTTAGGCAAGAGTGTTCTGTCACACAAAACTGTTTCATGTGTTTTATTTACTATACTGATACAGTCGTGTATACTCCTTCGCTTGAGTAA
- the LOC114193723 gene encoding probable zinc metalloprotease EGY2, chloroplastic isoform X5, with protein sequence MLLGCVFYLGFSSTGRFHHVGQLREVSNKVHNAELKLFLEVELGLEKEAYKNGETLPSEDSSVQSTFAPVDGEQLNEFSDANKDQNDVQSLDSDEVASGSPLPSVKPQKLDEAIKIPMETIEILRNQVFGFDTFFVISQDPYEGGVLFKGNLRGQATKSYDKISKRLKDNFGDEYKLFLLVNPEDDKPVAVVVPRTTLQPETTGDTFTRLGSSISTCCWDSFKCRFTNKIFWKY encoded by the exons ATGCTCCTCG GGTGCGTTTTTTATTTAGGATTTTCATCCACCGGTAGGTTTCATCAT GTTGGACAATTGAGAGAGGTATCAAACAAGGTTCACAATGCAGagttaaaattgtttttggaagTAGAGCTTGGGCTg GAGAAAGAAGCATATAAAAATGGAGAAACACTACCTTCGGAAGATTCCTCTGTGCAAAGTACCTTTGCTCCTGTAGATGGAGAACAACTAAATGAATTTAGTGATGCAAATAAGGATCAAAATGATGTGCAG AGTTTGGATAGCGATGAAGTTGCTAGTGGATCACCTCTGCCAAGTGTGAAG CCTCAAAAATTGGATGAAGCAATAAAAATTCCTATGGAAACAATCGAAATTTTAAGGAACCAAGTTTTTGGCTTCGATACCTTTTTTGTAATAAGCCAAGATCCTTATGAG GGTGGAGTGTTGTTCAAAGGGAACTTGCGAGGGCAAGCTActaaaagttatgataaaatTTCTAAGAGATTGAAA GATAATTTTGGAGACGAGTACAagctttttcttttagtaaatcCAGAGGATGACAAGCCCGTGGCTGTTGTAGTTCCAAGAACAACCTTACAACCAGAGACAACTG GGGACACATTCACACGGCTAGGGAGTTCCATCTCCACTTGct GCTGGGACTCCTTCAAGTGTAGATTCACCAACAAAATTTTCTGGAAATACTGA
- the LOC114193723 gene encoding probable zinc metalloprotease EGY2, chloroplastic isoform X1 encodes MLLGCVFYLGFSSTGRFHHVGQLREVSNKVHNAELKLFLEVELGLEKEAYKNGETLPSEDSSVQSTFAPVDGEQLNEFSDANKDQNDVQSLDSDEVASGSPLPSVKPQKLDEAIKIPMETIEILRNQVFGFDTFFVISQDPYEGGVLFKGNLRGQATKSYDKISKRLKDNFGDEYKLFLLVNPEDDKPVAVVVPRTTLQPETTAVLEWFAVGAFGLVTVFTLLRLICLRQECSVTQNCFMCFIYYTDTVVYTPSLE; translated from the exons ATGCTCCTCG GGTGCGTTTTTTATTTAGGATTTTCATCCACCGGTAGGTTTCATCAT GTTGGACAATTGAGAGAGGTATCAAACAAGGTTCACAATGCAGagttaaaattgtttttggaagTAGAGCTTGGGCTg GAGAAAGAAGCATATAAAAATGGAGAAACACTACCTTCGGAAGATTCCTCTGTGCAAAGTACCTTTGCTCCTGTAGATGGAGAACAACTAAATGAATTTAGTGATGCAAATAAGGATCAAAATGATGTGCAG AGTTTGGATAGCGATGAAGTTGCTAGTGGATCACCTCTGCCAAGTGTGAAG CCTCAAAAATTGGATGAAGCAATAAAAATTCCTATGGAAACAATCGAAATTTTAAGGAACCAAGTTTTTGGCTTCGATACCTTTTTTGTAATAAGCCAAGATCCTTATGAG GGTGGAGTGTTGTTCAAAGGGAACTTGCGAGGGCAAGCTActaaaagttatgataaaatTTCTAAGAGATTGAAA GATAATTTTGGAGACGAGTACAagctttttcttttagtaaatcCAGAGGATGACAAGCCCGTGGCTGTTGTAGTTCCAAGAACAACCTTACAACCAGAGACAACTG CCGTACTTGAGTGGTTTGCTGTTGGAGCTTTTGGACTGGTTACGGTTTTTACCTTACTTAGGCTGATATGTCTTAGGCAAGAGTGTTCTGTCACACAAAACTGTTTCATGTGTTTTATTTACTATACTGATACAGTCGTGTATACTCCTTCGCTTGAGTAA